The Actinobacillus suis ATCC 33415 DNA segment AACTTGATGCAAAAGCCCGTGAAGAAAAGAAAAAGCGTAAACATAAAGGCTTGCCGACAGGTTCACGTAATGTAGATCCGGCAGAACAGAAAAAAGCAGTAGTGAAAGAGGTGAAAGATCCTCGTATCGGTAGCCGTAAGAAAATTCCACTTATGGTTGAATTTGTGAATAAACCGGAGAAAGGTCAAACGATTAAGCCGGTGCCGTTAGAAGAATATAAACCGCATTTATCTCCAGAACTAGAACTTGAACAATTAGAGAATAATGAGATCTTAAATCAATTATTAGATGAAATTGAAGCGGGTAAAACGTTATCGGCTAAAGATCAAAAATTCGTAGATGAATGTTTAGATCGCATTGACGAATTAATGACTGAATTAGGTATCCAAGACGAGGATGAAGATAACGGTGATGCGTTACTTCGCCAATTCGAAACCATGGATATTAACCAATTTAGATAAAATTAAAAAAGCGTATGATTCGATTTTTTCTCCTTATTCTTGCGATATTAGTTGTGCTTTCAATGGCAGGATATGCGATCTACTTAATGTTGAGATTGCGCAAGCAAAATGCTGAACAGAAAGTATTACTTGCACAAGCAAAACAGGCTCAGAAAGCACGTTTCGAGCGAATTATTGACAGTATTGATGTGATTGCGAGAGCTATGCTTTCCGAACAATGTGATTTTTCGGAAGGCGTTTTGCGTTTAAAACCATTACTTGATGTATTAGGCAAACAACTAAGTCAATATCCAGCGATGTGGGCGCTGTATCAAGTTGTCGAAAATATGCCGATTTTAGACGAGCGTAAGGCGTTAAAACGTAATGAACGCATGAAGCAAGATTTACTTCGTCAATCGAAAGAAGTCGAGTTAGAAGAGCAAATTAAAACGGAATGTCATCAATTACTCATTGATATCGCACAGTTGAAGATTACATTATAGTGAGTGACTCCTATCTTTGAAGGAAATCCAATGTCAGAAATTATTTGGGATTTAGCCCTTATCCAAAAATATAACCAATCCGGTCCTCGTTATACGTCGTATCCAACGGCGTTAGAGTTTAGTGAAAGCTACACTGATGATGATTTTAAAGCGGCAGCAGAACGCTACCCGAATCGTCCGTTATCACTTTATGTGCATATCCCATTCTGCCATAAATTATGCTATTTCTGTGCGTGTAATAAAATTATTACTCGTCATCAGCATAAAGTAGATATTTATTTGGACTATCTTGAAAAAGAAATTAAAACGCGTGCTCCACTTTTCACAAATCGTACGGTAACGCAAATTCACTGGGGCGGTGGTACGCCAACGTATTTGGATGAAGCACAATCCGAGCGTTTAATGGCGATGCTACGCAAGCATTTTAACGTGAGCGATGATGCTGAAATCAGTATTGAAATGGATCCGCGTGAAATTGAATTGGATATGTTAGATCATTTGCGTCGCATTGGATTTAACCGTATCAGTATGGGGATTCAAGATTTCAACAAAGAAGTACAAAAATTGGTAAATCGTGAGCAAGACGAAGAATTCATTTTTGCTTTAATGAAACGTGCGAAAGAGCTTGGTTTCACTTCCACCAATATTGATTTGATTTACGGTTTACCAAAACAAAATGTCGAAAGCTTTATGTACACGCTTGAGCGTGTTATTGAGCTGAACCCAGATCGTATGAGTGTGTTTAACTATGCGCATTTGCCAAGTCGCTTTGCCGCGCAAATCAAAATTAAAGACGATATGTTACCGCCTCCGGAAACCAAATTAACGATTCTACAAAAAACGATCGAGTTTTTAGGTGATAACGGCTATAAATTCATTGGTATGGATCACTTTGCTAAACCGGATGATGAGCTTGCCATTGCGCAGCAGCAGGGTGTGTTACACCGTAATTTCCAAGGTTATACTACTCAAGAAGAATGCGATTTGTTAGGCATGGGTGTCTCTGCGATTAGCTTACTTGGCGATACTTACGCACAAAATCATAAAGAATTACAACAATATTACGCAAACGTAGAAGAAGGTGGTATTGCGTTACATAAAGGCTTGGCATTAAGTAAAGATGACGGCATTCGCCGTGACGTGATCAAAGCACTGATTTGCAACTTTAAGTTGGAATTCGACCGCTTGCAGGCTGAATATCAGATTGATTTTAAAAAGTATTTTGCCGAAGACTTAGCGCTACTTGAGCCATTAGCAAAAGACGGTTTATTAGAAATTACCGAAAACAGCATTGTGGTTTCGCCTAGAGGCCGCTTGCTAATTCGTAATATTTGTTTATGTTTTGACGTATATTCAAGACAGCTTGCGAAAAGACAGCAATTCTCAAGAATTATTTAAGTAAAAGGTGTGTTTACATACTTTTAGAATTTACGATGGGCGAGCCCATCCACATAAGGAACTATTATGAAAACTCGTTATAGTGTTCTTTCTGTTGCAATGATGACAGCGTTTTATGCTCAGTATGCGCAAGCGGATTTGAGAGAACAGTGTCTATTAGGTGTACCGCATTTTCAAGGTGAAGAAATTCAGGGTGATCAAACCTTGTTACCGGTTGAAATCGAAGCGGATAGCGCAGTGATTAATCAGCCTAAAGATGCGACTTATACCGGTGATGTTGCGATTAAACAAGGTAACCGATCTATTCTTGCAGATGAAGTACGAGTAGAACAAAACGGTGAGCAGTCTCGCCGAGCATTTTTGAAAGGGAAATATCAATATCAAGATAACCTTATTCAAGCGCAAGGTCGTGATGCGGCAATGGATCTCAGTGCTGAAACAGCGGACTTACAGAATACCGAATTCCAATTAGTGGGTCGCCAAGGGCGAGGCACGGCAGAAAGCGGTTCATTTAGTAAAAATAAACGCATTTTAAAAAATGCCAGTTTCACTGCGTGTTTGCCGGATGACAATGCATGGTCGATTGAAGGCAACGAAATGATTCAGCATGTTGATGAAGAATATGCTGAAATTTGGCACGCACGTTTTAGAGTATTGGGAATGCCGGTATTTTATTCTCCATATTTGCAATTTCCAATTGGTGATCGTCGCCGTTCAGGGTTATTGATTCCAAGTTTTAGCCGTTCGAGTAAAGATGGTTTTACTTATTCTCAGCCATTTTATTGGAATATTGCGCCGAATATGGATGCAACGATTACACCAACCTATTACTCACGCCGAGGCTGGCAAATTAGCCCAGAATACCGTTATTTAACCCAATTGGGCGAAGGTATTATTGCGGGTGAATATATGGGTAAAGATCGTTTAGACGAATATAAGCCGGATGATAATGACCGCAAGCGTTATTTAATGCATTGGCGCCATAATATGAGTTTCTTAACTGATTGGCGTTTATATGTGGACTATACCAAAGTAAGCGACAAACGTTACTTCTCTGATTTCGATTCGGAATACGGTAGTAGTACGGACGGCTACGCTACTCAGCAATTTAAATTAGGTTATTATCAACCAAATTATAATTTATCGATTTCGGGTAAGAAATTCCAAACATTCGATGAGCTGGATGTAGGGCCATATCGCGTATTACCGCAAATTGATTTTAATTACTATAAAGATAACTTAGTAAAAGGAAGTAATTTTAAACTCTTTGCACAAGCGGCTCGTTTTGAGAACGATAGTCCATTAATGCCGAAAGCGTGGCGTTTTCATGTAGAACCGACACTGAATTTCCCGTTTGCAAACCGCTATGGTAGCTTAAATTTCGAAACAAAGCTTTATGCGACCCATTATATTCAAGAGAAGGGTAACAGTAATCGAGCGGGTGAAATTGATAAAAATGTTACTCGTGTTATTCCTCAAGTAAAAATTGATCTTCAAACGGTACTAGAAGCAGATAAGCAATTATTTAAAGGATTCAATCAAACATTTGAACCTCGAGTCCAATATGTTTATCGCCCATATAAAGATCAAAGTAATATTGGTTCAAGCTTAAATCGAAGTGTAAGTTTTGGTTATGACTCTACGTTATTGCAGCAGGACTTTTATAGCTTCTTTAATGATCGTTCATTTAGTGGTTTAGATCGTATTGGATCAGCAAATCGCCTGACAGCAGGTGGAACAACACGCTTTTATAGCGATAAAACAGGTGCTGAAGTGTTTAATTTTAGCGCAGGACAAATGTACTATTTAAGTCCGTCTAAAATTTCTGATGATTTCCGTACTACAGGCCGATCATCTTCATGGGCATTGGAATCTAACTGGAAGTTCCACCGTAAGTGGAATTGGCACGGAGCTTATCAGTATGATACGCGTTTAAACCAAACCTCGTTAGCTAATACGTCATTACAATATAAACCAAGCCAAGATAAGCTTGTTCAGCTCAATTATCGTTTTGCAAGTAAAGATTATATTAATCAGAACTTGCGTAGCAATGCGTATGGACAAGATATTAAACAGGTTGGTGCGGTGGTTGGTTGGGAACTAACAGATCGCATTGCATTTATGGCAAGTCATTATCATGATATTGCACTCAAGAAACCAGTAGAGAGCCAATTCTCTATGAATTATAACACTTGTTGCTGGAGTGCTAATGTATATGTGGCTCGTAAGCTGACTGCAACGCCAATCGGCGCGCCAGATACCATTAAGGATTTATATTACGATAATAAATTTGGGGTGAATTTTGAATTGCGCTTCGGTACGAATTATAGTAGCGGCGTTCGCAAAATGCTGAAGAAAGGTTTAATTCCTTATACAGAGCAATACGGCATTAACTAATGATATAAAACAAAAGCGAGAGAAATCTCGCTTTTTTTATGGCTGTAGCTTAAAGAAAGCGGTCTATTTCCCTTTATGTTTTGCAATTCAATTAGAACGGAGGAGGAGAGTTTGCAAAGGTTTAGAGAAAATAGACCGCTTGTTCGGACATAATTAGTGACGGAAGTGGCGCATACCGGTTAACACCATTGCCATACCGTGTTCGTTAGCAGCATCAATCACTTCTTGATCTCGCATTGAGCCACCCGGATGGATTACGCAAGTAATGCCGACTTTAGCTGCCGCATCAATACCGTCACGGAATGGGAAGAACGCATCTGAAGCCATTACGCAGCCAGCAACTTGTAAGCCTTCGTCTTCCGCTTTAATACCGGCAATTTTCGCTGAATAGACACGGCTCATTTGGCCTGCGCCGATACCGATAGTTTGACCGTTTTTCGCATAGACAATCGCATTTGATTTCACATATTTTGCTACTTTCCAGCAGAATAATAAGTCTTCAAGCTCTTCTTTGCTTGGTTTACGTTCGGATACCACTTGTAAATCGTCAATTGAAACCGAACCTTGATCCGCATCTTGCACTAATAAACCGCCGTTTACACGTTTGAAATCTAAACGTTTTTGCGCTTGAGTAAATTCACCACATTCTAAGACACGCACATTTTTCTTCTTCGCAAGCGCTGCTTTTGCCGCTTCTGAAACGCTTGGAGCAATAATCACTTCCACAAATTGGCGTTCTGCGATCGTTTGTGCCGTTTCACCGTCTAATTCACGGTTGAAAGCAATAATACCGCCGAATGCTGATGTCGGGTCGGTTTGGTAAGCACGGTTATAAGCTTCTAAAATGTCTTTACCTAATGCCACACCGCAAGGGTTAGCGTGTTTCACAATCACGCAAGCCGGTTCTGCAAATTCTTTTACGCACTCAAGTGCCGCATCGGTATCCGCAATATTGTTATAAGAAAGTGCTTTACCTTGTAATTGTTTTGCGGTTGAAACAGAAGCTTCTTTCACTTCGTTTTCTACATAGAATGCTGCATTTTGATGTGAGTTTTCACCGTAACGCATGGTTTGTTTGCGTACGAAATTTAAGTTTAATGTACGAGGGAATTGACCGCAGACTTGAGTTAAATCTTCTTCCTCAGCACCTTGGTATGGCGGGACAAGTTTACCGAAGTAGTTTGCAATCATTGAATCGTATTGTGCCGTATGTTCAAATGCTTTAATTGCCAGGTTGAAACGCGTTTCAAGGGTTAATTCGTTTTGGTTTTGATCCATTTCGGCAAGAATTGCATCAAAATCGTTATTATTCACCACGATCGCCACATCTTTATGGTTTTTCGCTGCAGAACGCACCATTGTTGGGCCGCCGATATCAATATTTTCAACCGCATCCTCTAAGGTGCAATTTGGATTCGCAACCGTTGCCGCAAACGGATATAAGTTTACTACCACTATATCAATACGTTCGATACCGTGTCGGTTCATCACTTCATCATCCGTACCGCGGCGACCAAGAATACCGCCGTGTACTTTTGGATGTAGAGTTTTTACACGACCGTCCATCATTTCAGGGAAGCCTGTGTAGTCCGATACTTCCGTGACCGGTAAGCCTGCTTCAGCTAACAGCTTTGCCGTACCGCCTGTCGAAAGTAATTTTACACCACGAGCGGCAAGCCCTTGTGCAAATTCTACAATACCTTTTTTGTCAGACACACTTAATAACGCCTGTTGAATCGCCATTTTTCTAAGTTCCTTAAAATGAATGTTAAATAAATACTTTTCTAGTATAACGCAAACGTTTGCTTTTTTCATTAGCAAGCGGTCGAATTTGCAAAGTTTTTCAGTATTATGTAGCATTTGCACAAACATTAAATATTTCGTAGGGGCGGGGATAAACCCCGCCCCTACATAAATTTTCCTAAAATCAACTTTTGTGCGACTGCTACATAATACCGCTTATGTCTGCTTAAATTTTATTAAACAGCACCCTGTTATTGAATATATTTTATGAAATTTCTAGTCTTACTCCCCTATATTTACTTAGATTTAACGATTTAATTTAATAGGTAAATAAATAGAATTTCAAATTAAAAAAGTCATAGTTTTCCCCTTCCCTCTTCGGGTAAAATAACCAGCAATTTAGATTTAAGGAAAAAGTATTTATGACAACACCAATGATTGATTTACAGATTGCCTGTGAAAATAGTGAAAATTTACCCAGCTTAGAACAATTAACTCTTTGGGTGCAAACAGCGCTGGCTTATGAAGCTCAAACGGAGGATTTTCCTGAAACGGAAATGACTATTCGCATTGTTGATGAAGCCGAGAGCCACGAATTAAACCTGACCTATCGTGGTAAAGATAAACCAACCAATGTACTCTCTTTTCCTTTTGAAGTGCCGGAAGGTATTGAATTGCCGCTATTAGGCGATTTAGTCATCTGCCGCCAAGTGGTAGAAAAAGAGGTGGAAGAACAGCAAATATCCCTTGAATCTCATTGTGATGAAATTCATCACACTCATCAAAAAAATATAACAAAAACCGACTTTTATCGTCTTCTTGCCGCAGCGCACTATAAAACAACGCCTACGGATTTACGCCGTTTATTTGATGGCGAAAATCAGATTTTATTTCCTTATTCAGAAAACGGGCAACTTATTGGTGGGATTTGGGCGATCAATGAAGGAGGGCTAGATAATGAACTTTCTCAAGCCATTTGGCGAGGAGAACGGCGCCCTCAAGGGAATTTAGTGGCGCAATATCTTTGCTATCAAGGTAATCTACCCGAAGCTCCGCAGTTATACTCTATCCGAATTTCTCGTATTGCCGTTGAACCTCATTTCCAAAATCAAGGTATTGGCAAGCGGTTAATTTCTGATTTCATTTTGCAAATCTCAAAACAAAAACAACCGCTTGTTGATTTTATTTCGGTGAGTTTTGGACAAACCGAAGCATTAACCTATTTTTGGCAACAATGCGGTTTTGAATTAGTCCAAATTACGCCGAATAAAGAAGCCAGTAGTGGTTATTACAGCGCAATGATGCTCTATCCTTTAACGGAGAAAGGCAAACAATTTGTCAAAAAAGCGCAAATGCAATTTAGCCGAAATCAAGCACTTTTGCCCCATATCCAAAATGGCAATCAAAAAATGACTAAATATCTCAAGCTAGATAAAACTGATTGGCATGACTTATACGGTTTTGCTTATGCACAACGTTCTTTCCAAGTAAGTTATGCCAGTTTAAAAAGACTTTATTGGCAATATCCTGAACAATTTTCTGCGATGAAAGGTATTTTTGAACGTGAAGAGCCATTACCCAACAACAAAAAGCAATGGCTTAACCATTACAGAACGTTGGTACAAAAAATTTTACAGGAAAATGATGGATAGTCCTTAACAAAAATTAATGTTTTATTTCCTATAAAACATCCGACCAGTATTATTTTTGATTAAAAAAAGAACAAACAGATCATGACAAACGTTTGCCTTGTTTTCCTTCACAAAAATATTATGGTTTTTTATTTAGAATAAATTATCTATATTCATTTTTTAGGGAATGGGAGGGATGATGCTAAAAAATGATTTTAACGTATTGGGACAAATTGCTTGGTTATGGGCAAATTCTCCAATGCACCGAAATTGGTCAGTTTCACTGTTAATGAAGAATGTTATTCCTGCAATTGAAAATGACCAATATTTGTTACTAGTTGATGATGGTTTTCCTATTGCATATTGCAGTTGGGCCAAATTAACTCTAGAGAGTGAGGCTCGCTATGTAAAGGACACCAATTCATTAAAAATAGATGATTGGAATGCAGGAGATCGTATATGGATCATTGATTGGATTGCCCCATTCGGGGATTCATCTCTATTGTATAAACATATGAGACAACGTTTTCCATACGATATTGGAAGGGCAATTAGAATCTATCCTAGCAAAAAAGATACTGGAAAAATCATATATTTAAAAGGAGGAAAAATAACAAAAAAAGTAGCTGAAAAGACATTTCTTCAGTATGAGCAAGAGTTAATAACAGCTCTACAATAATATCTTTAAATGATCAATTATATAAAGGAGACTCTTTTATGTCAAAAATCACTTTGTCATCATTAAAATCGTCCTTACAACAAGGATTGAAAAATGGGAAAAACAAGTTAAATCAAGCAGGTACAACACTGAAGAATGGTTTAACTCAAACTGGTCATTCTCTACAGAATGGGGCTAAAAAATTAATCTTATATATTCCTCAAGGCTATGATTCGGGTCAAGGAAATGGAATTCAAGATTTAGTTAAAGCTGCTAATGATTTAGGTATTGAAGTATGGCGAGAAGAACGCAGCAATTTGGACATTGC contains these protein-coding regions:
- the yihI gene encoding Der GTPase-activating protein YihI → MSRTKKTRRITDIMPARKADKKPEQPKLGGGKNRKPTRYELDAKAREEKKKRKHKGLPTGSRNVDPAEQKKAVVKEVKDPRIGSRKKIPLMVEFVNKPEKGQTIKPVPLEEYKPHLSPELELEQLENNEILNQLLDEIEAGKTLSAKDQKFVDECLDRIDELMTELGIQDEDEDNGDALLRQFETMDINQFR
- a CDS encoding DUF2489 domain-containing protein, whose translation is MIRFFLLILAILVVLSMAGYAIYLMLRLRKQNAEQKVLLAQAKQAQKARFERIIDSIDVIARAMLSEQCDFSEGVLRLKPLLDVLGKQLSQYPAMWALYQVVENMPILDERKALKRNERMKQDLLRQSKEVELEEQIKTECHQLLIDIAQLKITL
- the hemN gene encoding oxygen-independent coproporphyrinogen III oxidase; translation: MSEIIWDLALIQKYNQSGPRYTSYPTALEFSESYTDDDFKAAAERYPNRPLSLYVHIPFCHKLCYFCACNKIITRHQHKVDIYLDYLEKEIKTRAPLFTNRTVTQIHWGGGTPTYLDEAQSERLMAMLRKHFNVSDDAEISIEMDPREIELDMLDHLRRIGFNRISMGIQDFNKEVQKLVNREQDEEFIFALMKRAKELGFTSTNIDLIYGLPKQNVESFMYTLERVIELNPDRMSVFNYAHLPSRFAAQIKIKDDMLPPPETKLTILQKTIEFLGDNGYKFIGMDHFAKPDDELAIAQQQGVLHRNFQGYTTQEECDLLGMGVSAISLLGDTYAQNHKELQQYYANVEEGGIALHKGLALSKDDGIRRDVIKALICNFKLEFDRLQAEYQIDFKKYFAEDLALLEPLAKDGLLEITENSIVVSPRGRLLIRNICLCFDVYSRQLAKRQQFSRII
- the lptD gene encoding LPS assembly protein LptD encodes the protein MKTRYSVLSVAMMTAFYAQYAQADLREQCLLGVPHFQGEEIQGDQTLLPVEIEADSAVINQPKDATYTGDVAIKQGNRSILADEVRVEQNGEQSRRAFLKGKYQYQDNLIQAQGRDAAMDLSAETADLQNTEFQLVGRQGRGTAESGSFSKNKRILKNASFTACLPDDNAWSIEGNEMIQHVDEEYAEIWHARFRVLGMPVFYSPYLQFPIGDRRRSGLLIPSFSRSSKDGFTYSQPFYWNIAPNMDATITPTYYSRRGWQISPEYRYLTQLGEGIIAGEYMGKDRLDEYKPDDNDRKRYLMHWRHNMSFLTDWRLYVDYTKVSDKRYFSDFDSEYGSSTDGYATQQFKLGYYQPNYNLSISGKKFQTFDELDVGPYRVLPQIDFNYYKDNLVKGSNFKLFAQAARFENDSPLMPKAWRFHVEPTLNFPFANRYGSLNFETKLYATHYIQEKGNSNRAGEIDKNVTRVIPQVKIDLQTVLEADKQLFKGFNQTFEPRVQYVYRPYKDQSNIGSSLNRSVSFGYDSTLLQQDFYSFFNDRSFSGLDRIGSANRLTAGGTTRFYSDKTGAEVFNFSAGQMYYLSPSKISDDFRTTGRSSSWALESNWKFHRKWNWHGAYQYDTRLNQTSLANTSLQYKPSQDKLVQLNYRFASKDYINQNLRSNAYGQDIKQVGAVVGWELTDRIAFMASHYHDIALKKPVESQFSMNYNTCCWSANVYVARKLTATPIGAPDTIKDLYYDNKFGVNFELRFGTNYSSGVRKMLKKGLIPYTEQYGIN
- the purH gene encoding bifunctional phosphoribosylaminoimidazolecarboxamide formyltransferase/IMP cyclohydrolase → MAIQQALLSVSDKKGIVEFAQGLAARGVKLLSTGGTAKLLAEAGLPVTEVSDYTGFPEMMDGRVKTLHPKVHGGILGRRGTDDEVMNRHGIERIDIVVVNLYPFAATVANPNCTLEDAVENIDIGGPTMVRSAAKNHKDVAIVVNNNDFDAILAEMDQNQNELTLETRFNLAIKAFEHTAQYDSMIANYFGKLVPPYQGAEEEDLTQVCGQFPRTLNLNFVRKQTMRYGENSHQNAAFYVENEVKEASVSTAKQLQGKALSYNNIADTDAALECVKEFAEPACVIVKHANPCGVALGKDILEAYNRAYQTDPTSAFGGIIAFNRELDGETAQTIAERQFVEVIIAPSVSEAAKAALAKKKNVRVLECGEFTQAQKRLDFKRVNGGLLVQDADQGSVSIDDLQVVSERKPSKEELEDLLFCWKVAKYVKSNAIVYAKNGQTIGIGAGQMSRVYSAKIAGIKAEDEGLQVAGCVMASDAFFPFRDGIDAAAKVGITCVIHPGGSMRDQEVIDAANEHGMAMVLTGMRHFRH
- the ybeY gene encoding rRNA maturation RNase YbeY produces the protein MIDLQIACENSENLPSLEQLTLWVQTALAYEAQTEDFPETEMTIRIVDEAESHELNLTYRGKDKPTNVLSFPFEVPEGIELPLLGDLVICRQVVEKEVEEQQISLESHCDEIHHTHQKNITKTDFYRLLAAAHYKTTPTDLRRLFDGENQILFPYSENGQLIGGIWAINEGGLDNELSQAIWRGERRPQGNLVAQYLCYQGNLPEAPQLYSIRISRIAVEPHFQNQGIGKRLISDFILQISKQKQPLVDFISVSFGQTEALTYFWQQCGFELVQITPNKEASSGYYSAMMLYPLTEKGKQFVKKAQMQFSRNQALLPHIQNGNQKMTKYLKLDKTDWHDLYGFAYAQRSFQVSYASLKRLYWQYPEQFSAMKGIFEREEPLPNNKKQWLNHYRTLVQKILQENDG
- the apxIIC gene encoding RTX-II toxin-activating lysine-acyltransferase ApxIIC: MMLKNDFNVLGQIAWLWANSPMHRNWSVSLLMKNVIPAIENDQYLLLVDDGFPIAYCSWAKLTLESEARYVKDTNSLKIDDWNAGDRIWIIDWIAPFGDSSLLYKHMRQRFPYDIGRAIRIYPSKKDTGKIIYLKGGKITKKVAEKTFLQYEQELITALQ